One stretch of Thermanaerosceptrum fracticalcis DNA includes these proteins:
- a CDS encoding YidC/Oxa1 family membrane protein insertase, with protein sequence MWQALVDGIAAMLSFFYGITKTLGIPSYGLAIIFLTLVIKIVLYPLSYKQMHSMKKMQDIQPKVKELQEKYKKNPEKANQAIMELYKENKVNPMSGCLPLLVQMPILIALFQALRDFVYVDPAAAKFLWVPHLKDPDPYYIIPVLVALTTYLQSKVTTPASGDNPAAEQTQKMMLYFMPLFIGYISLNFPAGLGIYWTFFSIFGALQQLYINRQPAMQKGEVGGK encoded by the coding sequence TTGTGGCAAGCTTTAGTTGATGGTATCGCTGCAATGCTCAGTTTTTTTTATGGTATAACGAAAACCTTGGGTATTCCCAGTTATGGACTGGCTATTATCTTTTTGACACTGGTCATTAAAATCGTCTTATATCCCCTTAGTTATAAACAAATGCATTCTATGAAAAAAATGCAGGATATTCAACCTAAGGTAAAAGAACTGCAGGAAAAATATAAGAAAAACCCTGAAAAAGCCAACCAGGCCATTATGGAGCTTTACAAAGAAAATAAGGTTAACCCTATGTCTGGTTGTCTTCCTTTGCTGGTGCAAATGCCTATTTTAATTGCCCTGTTCCAGGCTTTGAGGGATTTTGTTTATGTAGATCCAGCCGCCGCTAAGTTTTTGTGGGTACCCCATTTAAAAGACCCGGATCCTTATTATATCATTCCGGTCCTGGTGGCCTTGACAACTTATCTCCAGTCCAAAGTCACTACACCCGCAAGTGGCGATAATCCTGCCGCCGAACAAACACAAAAGATGATGCTTTACTTCATGCCGCTCTTTATCGGTTATATCAGTTTGAATTTCCCGGCTGGGTTGGGTATATACTGGACTTTCTTCAGTATTTTTGGGGCCTTACAGCAGTTGTACATTAATCGTCAACCGGCAATGCAAAAGGGGGAAGTTGGTGGTAAATGA
- the rpmH gene encoding 50S ribosomal protein L34 has protein sequence MKRTYQPKNRKHKRVHGFLSRMRSQGGRNVLKRRRLKGRKRLSA, from the coding sequence GTGAAAAGGACTTATCAGCCCAAGAACCGTAAACATAAAAGAGTTCATGGTTTCTTATCAAGAATGAGAAGTCAAGGTGGTAGAAACGTTTTAAAGCGGAGACGTTTGAAAGGAAGAAAAAGATTGTCAGCATAA
- the rnpA gene encoding ribonuclease P protein component, whose amino-acid sequence MLPRRFRLKKKGDFKKTYYQGKSLANSYLVLYSFKRPENKESRLGFSVSKKVGKAVERNKIKRRLREAAKLHLHELKVPFDIIFIARPKIKGISFSDVEKNMVALLQRAHLLKKDE is encoded by the coding sequence TTGCTGCCTCGTAGATTTCGCCTCAAGAAAAAGGGAGATTTTAAAAAGACCTATTATCAGGGAAAGTCTTTGGCTAACAGCTATCTTGTACTTTATTCCTTTAAACGCCCGGAAAATAAAGAGTCGCGCCTGGGTTTTTCCGTTTCCAAAAAAGTTGGAAAAGCCGTGGAGAGAAATAAAATAAAAAGAAGGCTGAGAGAGGCGGCTAAGCTTCATCTCCATGAGCTAAAGGTACCATTCGATATTATTTTTATTGCACGTCCTAAAATAAAAGGAATTTCTTTTAGCGATGTTGAAAAAAATATGGTAGCTCTTTTACAAAGAGCCCATTTATTAAAAAAGGATGAATAA
- the yidD gene encoding membrane protein insertion efficiency factor YidD, protein MKEILLMIISFYQRFLSPLKGPSCRFYPTCSQYALEAVSRYGPWKGSWLALKRIFKCHPFHPGGYDPVK, encoded by the coding sequence ATGAAAGAAATCTTGTTAATGATTATTAGTTTTTATCAACGGTTTCTTTCGCCCCTTAAAGGACCAAGCTGCCGTTTTTACCCTACCTGTTCTCAATATGCCCTGGAGGCCGTGAGTCGATATGGACCATGGAAGGGCAGCTGGCTTGCCCTGAAACGTATTTTTAAGTGTCATCCTTTTCATCCGGGAGGCTATGATCCAGTAAAGTAA